The following coding sequences lie in one Sphingobium sp. KCTC 72723 genomic window:
- a CDS encoding type II toxin-antitoxin system death-on-curing family toxin translates to MADRDWIWVTPAVAEAAHAEQIAEHGGGGDALRDRGLFESAMARPHNLSLYGDPDATALAAAYAYGLARNHPFVDGNKRIAAVVSETFLLLNGYQLMATDAELVVAFLELAAGTLSEADLADWFRQQLAPT, encoded by the coding sequence ATGGCCGATCGGGACTGGATATGGGTCACGCCTGCCGTGGCGGAGGCGGCCCATGCCGAACAGATTGCCGAACATGGCGGCGGGGGTGACGCTTTGCGCGATCGTGGCCTGTTCGAAAGCGCCATGGCCCGCCCGCACAATCTGTCGCTATATGGCGATCCCGATGCTACGGCGCTCGCGGCGGCCTATGCCTATGGATTGGCGCGCAATCACCCTTTTGTCGACGGCAACAAGCGGATCGCGGCGGTGGTCAGCGAAACCTTCCTGCTGCTCAATGGCTATCAACTGATGGCCACCGACGCGGAACTGGTCGTCGCGTTCCTTGAGTTGGCAGCCGGCACCCTGTCCGAAGCCGACCTTGCCGACTGGTTCCGCCAGCAGCTTGCGCCCACCTGA
- the crcB gene encoding fluoride efflux transporter CrcB, with amino-acid sequence MTNLFLVMGGGAIGAALRYQLGRFSGHLTPGSLWPWGTFAANLIGGFAMGLLAGWLARGSSVSGEPLRLLLGVGVLGGFTTFSAFSLETFLMIERGQPLLALGYALASVIGAVVALGLGLTLMRSALA; translated from the coding sequence ATGACCAATTTATTTCTTGTGATGGGCGGCGGCGCGATCGGCGCGGCCTTGCGCTATCAACTGGGCCGCTTTTCCGGCCATCTGACTCCCGGCAGCCTGTGGCCCTGGGGTACCTTTGCCGCCAACCTGATCGGTGGCTTTGCCATGGGTCTGCTGGCCGGATGGCTGGCGCGGGGCAGTAGCGTTTCGGGGGAACCGCTGCGCCTGTTGCTGGGCGTGGGCGTATTGGGCGGCTTCACTACCTTTTCCGCCTTCAGCCTGGAAACTTTCCTGATGATCGAACGGGGCCAGCCGCTGCTGGCGCTGGGCTATGCGCTGGCGTCGGTCATTGGCGCGGTCGTGGCGCTTGGCCTTGGCCTTACCCTGATGCGGAGTGCGCTGGCATGA
- a CDS encoding response regulator, whose translation MKPIRIVVVDDSLTIRAMIETLLERDRRVEVVGIARDGDEAIEMIRLEKPDVVTLDIAMPGRDGLRVLDEIMDMDPCPVIMLSSLMREGAPIVSEAMDRGAAACFNKAMIVREATRFVTLIQSVARGLIDAEAQPIAIAA comes from the coding sequence ATGAAGCCTATCAGAATTGTGGTCGTCGATGATTCGCTGACGATCCGCGCGATGATCGAAACGCTGCTGGAACGCGACCGCCGCGTCGAAGTCGTGGGCATCGCCCGCGACGGCGACGAGGCGATCGAGATGATCCGGCTGGAAAAGCCCGATGTCGTCACGCTGGATATCGCCATGCCCGGCCGGGACGGCTTGCGCGTTCTGGACGAGATTATGGACATGGACCCATGCCCGGTCATCATGCTGTCCAGCCTGATGCGCGAGGGCGCACCGATCGTTTCCGAAGCGATGGACCGGGGCGCTGCCGCCTGTTTCAACAAGGCGATGATCGTGCGCGAAGCCACACGCTTCGTCACCCTGATCCAAAGCGTGGCACGCGGCCTGATCGACGCGGAAGCACAGCCGATCGCCATCGCCGCCTGA
- a CDS encoding HAD-IA family hydrolase: MNPLVVFDCDGTLVDSQHSICTAMVRAFEEAKLTPPDRPAILSVVGLSLPRAMARLLPDADADFHDHLSDRYKLAFQAMRRAEGVCEPLYPGIADLVAQLDAAGWLLGVATGKSDRGLNLCLTHHGIIDRFVTLQTADRHPSKPHPAMLLAAMAEAGAAPETTVMIGDTSFDIDMGVAAGVRSIGVGWGYHPPADLIAAGAMAVAMDSVALRGHIGAP; the protein is encoded by the coding sequence ATGAACCCGCTGGTCGTGTTCGATTGTGACGGCACGCTGGTCGACAGCCAGCACAGCATCTGCACCGCCATGGTGCGCGCGTTCGAGGAAGCGAAGCTGACCCCGCCCGATCGTCCGGCGATCCTGTCGGTGGTCGGCCTGTCCTTGCCCCGCGCCATGGCCCGGCTGCTGCCGGATGCGGATGCGGATTTTCACGATCATCTGTCGGACCGCTACAAGCTGGCATTCCAGGCGATGCGGCGGGCAGAGGGGGTGTGCGAACCGCTCTATCCCGGCATTGCCGATCTGGTGGCGCAACTCGATGCGGCAGGCTGGCTGCTGGGCGTGGCGACGGGCAAGTCGGATCGCGGGCTGAACCTGTGCCTCACTCATCATGGCATCATCGACCGTTTCGTGACGCTCCAGACCGCTGACCGCCACCCGTCCAAGCCGCATCCCGCCATGCTGCTGGCCGCCATGGCGGAGGCCGGGGCGGCCCCGGAAACCACCGTCATGATCGGCGACACCAGTTTCGACATCGACATGGGGGTGGCGGCGGGCGTGCGCAGCATCGGCGTCGGCTGGGGCTATCATCCGCCCGCTGATCTGATCGCGGCGGGCGCTATGGCCGTGGCGATGGACAGCGTGGCCTTGCGCGGTCATATCGGCGCGCCATGA
- a CDS encoding RluA family pseudouridine synthase, protein MKGRPPPKSDAPRGRKPAGKPTGDRRDGGKPADGKAPGGKPGERKAYGKPSGPPGRARGGAKAATARKGEGGKPAFKAPYKKPAGKPAPKPAIVKDVATAAAPAKPSVAKGVSLDVRQYRVQPDDDGIRLDRWFQRHLPDVGFNIVSRWSRTGQLRIDGARAAPGDRVAEGQMIRVPPAEAKAPVPERVKRSNARVIDLTDEEIAFVQDMVIHRDAQAIVLNKPPGLATQGGTKTDEHVDKLLDGLMFNAEQRPKLVHRLDKDTSGALLVARSSRAAGHFAKAFSSRTARKVYWALVIGIPSISDGMIELPLAKQPGTGGEKMHVDEEEGLPARTRYRIIERAGNRACWVELQPYTGRTHQLRVHLAAIGHPIVGDGKYGGKDSFLTGSISRKMHLHARRIRVDHPDGGRIDVMAELPAHFANSLSDLGFDLTLGDMPLDDEIDRTPTREDEKKFARQHAKQVRKERKGERRSRGGSRDE, encoded by the coding sequence ATGAAGGGCCGTCCCCCACCCAAGAGCGACGCCCCGCGCGGTCGCAAGCCTGCTGGCAAACCCACTGGCGACAGGCGGGACGGCGGCAAGCCTGCCGATGGCAAGGCTCCCGGCGGCAAGCCGGGCGAGCGCAAAGCATATGGCAAGCCGTCCGGCCCGCCCGGTCGCGCCCGTGGCGGCGCGAAAGCGGCCACCGCACGCAAGGGCGAAGGCGGCAAGCCCGCGTTCAAGGCGCCCTATAAAAAGCCCGCAGGCAAGCCCGCGCCCAAGCCCGCTATCGTAAAAGACGTGGCGACCGCCGCTGCGCCTGCCAAGCCCAGCGTCGCCAAGGGCGTCTCGCTCGACGTGCGGCAATATCGGGTTCAGCCCGACGATGACGGCATCCGTTTGGATCGCTGGTTCCAGCGGCATCTGCCCGATGTCGGCTTCAACATCGTGTCGCGCTGGTCGCGCACGGGGCAGTTGCGCATCGACGGCGCGCGCGCCGCGCCGGGCGACCGCGTGGCCGAAGGGCAGATGATCCGCGTCCCCCCCGCCGAGGCAAAGGCGCCTGTCCCCGAACGAGTGAAGCGCTCCAATGCCCGCGTCATCGACCTGACCGACGAGGAAATCGCCTTCGTGCAGGACATGGTGATTCACCGCGACGCGCAGGCGATCGTCCTGAACAAGCCGCCGGGCCTGGCGACGCAGGGCGGCACCAAGACCGACGAGCATGTCGACAAGCTGCTCGACGGGCTGATGTTCAATGCCGAACAGCGGCCCAAGCTGGTCCACCGGCTGGACAAGGATACGTCGGGCGCGCTGCTGGTCGCGCGCTCCAGCCGCGCCGCCGGTCATTTCGCCAAGGCTTTTTCCAGCCGCACCGCGCGCAAGGTCTATTGGGCGCTGGTGATTGGCATACCGTCGATTTCAGACGGCATGATCGAACTGCCGCTGGCCAAGCAGCCTGGCACCGGCGGCGAAAAAATGCATGTGGATGAGGAAGAAGGCCTGCCCGCGCGCACCCGTTACCGCATCATCGAACGGGCCGGGAACCGCGCCTGCTGGGTCGAATTGCAACCCTATACCGGGCGCACGCACCAGTTGCGCGTGCATCTGGCCGCGATTGGCCATCCGATCGTGGGCGACGGCAAATATGGCGGCAAGGACAGTTTCCTGACCGGGTCGATCAGCCGGAAGATGCACCTGCACGCCCGGCGCATCCGCGTCGATCATCCCGATGGCGGGCGCATCGACGTGATGGCCGAACTGCCGGCCCATTTTGCCAACAGCCTGTCGGACCTGGGTTTCGACCTGACGCTGGGCGACATGCCGCTGGACGATGAGATCGACCGGACGCCGACGCGCGAGGATGAAAAGAAGTTCGCGCGCCAGCACGCCAAGCAGGTGCGCAAGGAGCGCAAGGGCGAGCGTCGCTCGCGCGGGGGTTCGCGCGACGAATGA
- a CDS encoding L,D-transpeptidase family protein, which translates to MIRFPMLALLGAIAFPAFAQPPVAVPTLPGTAIAPPAQVQPTPPAIVTPPPVPIPALSPAQEAWANGWLKTGASQGLMARQKASGPLNGQPLISALLDRAKALSTGRVDTADFLDIWALRPAAFDPRPSLAKAVSEDRLQAWANGLTPPYAGYDMLRRSLTRYEAIRDKGGWATLTATSAPDAVRKRVAIEDPAVKPDEKLTDVLQRAQKRYGLNPTGLLDARTLTALNVGVDDRIAAIMANMERWRWMPRTLPVNRVQVNIAAAVLTMFEGDQPVSSMRAVTGSPDNATPMLTSSIHSIVVNPPWNVPMSIAKRELFPKGRATLIRQGYKIIKTPEGGERIVQPAGPNSALGRLKFDFANPFAVYLHDTPSRGKFSSYDRLASHGCIRLEKPVSLAELMVASSPELNGQIQNLIDEGKTQRVSLPQEVAVYLLYWTAFASSNGTVSFRADPYGWDKLLAAKIEASSRRADPAALPAPSTIASKD; encoded by the coding sequence ATGATCCGATTTCCGATGCTGGCGCTGCTGGGCGCCATTGCCTTTCCCGCGTTCGCGCAGCCGCCTGTAGCGGTCCCGACTTTGCCCGGCACGGCCATCGCGCCGCCAGCGCAGGTGCAACCGACGCCCCCCGCCATCGTCACGCCCCCGCCCGTGCCGATCCCGGCATTGTCGCCCGCGCAGGAGGCATGGGCCAATGGCTGGCTGAAAACCGGCGCGTCGCAGGGATTGATGGCGCGACAGAAGGCCAGCGGGCCGCTGAACGGGCAGCCGCTGATCAGTGCGCTGCTGGACCGGGCCAAGGCGCTGTCCACCGGCCGGGTCGATACTGCCGATTTCCTCGACATCTGGGCATTGCGCCCCGCCGCGTTCGATCCGCGCCCATCGCTGGCGAAGGCAGTGAGCGAGGATCGGTTGCAGGCCTGGGCCAATGGCCTGACACCGCCCTATGCCGGTTACGACATGCTGCGCCGCAGCCTGACGCGCTATGAAGCGATTCGCGACAAGGGCGGCTGGGCCACGCTGACGGCTACGTCCGCGCCCGATGCAGTGCGCAAGCGCGTCGCGATCGAGGATCCGGCGGTCAAACCCGACGAAAAGCTGACCGACGTGCTGCAACGCGCGCAAAAGCGCTATGGCCTGAACCCCACCGGATTGCTGGACGCGCGCACGCTCACGGCGCTCAATGTCGGCGTGGATGACCGGATCGCCGCGATCATGGCGAATATGGAACGGTGGCGCTGGATGCCGCGCACATTGCCGGTCAACCGGGTGCAGGTGAATATCGCCGCTGCCGTGCTGACCATGTTCGAAGGCGACCAGCCGGTCAGTTCGATGCGCGCGGTCACGGGCAGCCCGGACAATGCGACGCCGATGCTGACGTCCAGCATCCATTCGATCGTGGTCAATCCGCCCTGGAACGTGCCGATGTCGATTGCCAAGCGGGAGCTGTTCCCCAAGGGGCGCGCGACGCTGATCCGCCAGGGTTACAAGATCATCAAGACGCCCGAAGGCGGCGAGCGCATCGTCCAGCCCGCCGGGCCGAACAGCGCGCTGGGCCGGTTGAAGTTCGATTTCGCCAACCCGTTCGCGGTCTATCTGCACGACACCCCCTCACGCGGCAAATTTTCCAGCTATGACCGGCTGGCCAGCCATGGCTGCATCCGGTTGGAAAAGCCGGTGTCGCTGGCCGAACTGATGGTGGCAAGCAGCCCGGAACTGAACGGCCAGATCCAGAATCTGATCGACGAGGGCAAGACGCAGCGCGTATCTTTGCCGCAGGAAGTCGCCGTCTATCTGCTTTACTGGACGGCCTTTGCCAGCAGCAATGGCACGGTCAGTTTCCGCGCCGATCCCTATGGCTGGGACAAGTTGCTGGCCGCCAAGATCGAAGCGTCCAGCCGCCGGGCGGACCCCGCTGCCCTGCCCGCTCCTTCTACTATCGCATCAAAGGACTGA
- a CDS encoding AbrB/MazE/SpoVT family DNA-binding domain-containing protein codes for MNAPLKITKIGNSAGVILPKELLAHLHAATGDTLSVVLTPRGIELSAAEPDFDAQMAVARDVMARRKRALRELAK; via the coding sequence ATGAACGCCCCCCTCAAAATCACGAAAATCGGCAACAGCGCCGGGGTTATCCTGCCCAAGGAATTGCTTGCCCATCTCCACGCTGCCACCGGCGACACGCTGTCGGTCGTCCTTACGCCACGCGGGATCGAACTGTCCGCTGCGGAGCCGGATTTCGATGCGCAGATGGCGGTGGCGCGCGACGTCATGGCACGGCGCAAACGGGCGTTGCGCGAACTCGCCAAATAA
- a CDS encoding ATP12 family chaperone protein gives MKRFYKDVTIVAEADGHAIRLDGRPVRTPARAPLALPTLALAQAVADEWRAQGEMIDPASMAFTGLANAAIDHIVPNRATFAAGIAEYATTDLLCYRAEAPQTLVERQAAAWDPLLGWARARYDVAFVVTRGILPVAQPAETLARLRAAVMTVDPFVLAGLSTLVTISGSLVCGLAIVAGGHDVDAIWHAAEIDDAWQVERWGEDDQAAARTAKRQADFAMAGAFCAMSHP, from the coding sequence ATGAAGCGTTTTTACAAGGACGTGACCATCGTGGCGGAAGCGGACGGCCACGCCATCCGGCTCGACGGTCGCCCGGTCCGCACCCCCGCCCGCGCGCCGCTGGCGCTGCCCACGCTCGCGCTGGCGCAGGCGGTGGCGGACGAATGGCGCGCGCAGGGGGAGATGATCGACCCGGCGAGCATGGCGTTCACCGGGCTGGCCAATGCGGCGATCGACCACATCGTCCCCAATCGCGCGACATTTGCCGCCGGGATCGCCGAATATGCGACCACGGACCTGCTCTGCTACCGCGCCGAAGCGCCGCAAACGCTGGTGGAGCGGCAGGCGGCGGCATGGGATCCCCTGCTCGGCTGGGCGCGCGCGCGCTACGATGTCGCGTTTGTGGTGACGCGGGGCATATTGCCCGTCGCCCAGCCCGCTGAAACGCTCGCTCGCCTGCGCGCCGCGGTCATGACGGTCGATCCGTTCGTGCTGGCGGGCTTGTCCACGCTGGTGACGATTAGCGGATCGCTGGTCTGCGGTCTGGCCATCGTGGCGGGCGGGCATGATGTCGACGCCATTTGGCACGCGGCGGAAATCGACGATGCCTGGCAAGTCGAGCGATGGGGCGAGGATGATCAGGCCGCCGCCCGCACCGCCAAACGACAGGCCGATTTTGCCATGGCCGGAGCCTTTTGCGCGATGAGCCACCCCTAG
- a CDS encoding TonB-dependent receptor, which produces MRRSASVILVPLMLGVAPSALMAQGQAPAAAPQAQTQAQPDDGEEIIVTGQPQRGSVIGNIQPEQQLSGADVRALGVTSISEMVSELSAQTNGTPVVLLNGKRISSFSEIQDIPSEAVARVDILPEQVALSYGYAPTQKVMNIVLRQRFRAETAEARVGTTTDGGRDNGQVEAGLLRIQGDNRFTINLKYSRADALLESERDIVNAGASRFTATTRGAEIDARLSALAGSIVTQTTIPASAATGIPTLASFVPGAATAQSVDLTPYRTLSPATENFSANATLARALGGVSATINGRLELSDSDSLQGLSQTALTLPAGNPFSPFANSVALSRYLVEPGALAQQVRGTTGHVGVTLNGQIARGWQWSFTGNGDLSITRTRTDRGVSTDAIQAALNAGSASVNPYGNFTPDLLSTRLTDRARAKSQAVTGDLLISGTLFELPAGDVATSVRVGASANGFESSATRSGIASATDYSREIASGQVSVDLPITSRSRGVLDAIGDVSVNMNLAAQQLSDFGTLSTLGYGLRWQPVKAVQLLMSANQDRAAPTGAQITDPQVSTPNVQVFDYATGQSVFVTQLSGGSASLRESVRNQFRLGATIKPFEKPNLTLTATYLNSRTDNPIAAFPTPTPAIEAAFPQRFVRDSAGNLLQVDARPINFLRSQSEQLRWGFDLSFALKSHVQKLVEAWRAAGGKAEDRPPELAALFGNRGPRPAGQAGGTPPGEGGDRPRGEGGNAGPGGGQGGGRPGGPGGGFRGPGGGQGGGRLSFSLYHTWHLSENILIAPGVAPLNLLDGDATGSSGGQPRHEVEARIGYMNNGLGGRFSIDWESGTHVDGALTGTSGGSSRLNFGSLATANLRMFANLGQVAGLDRKIPFLRGARVQFGIDNIFNQRRAVTDATGATPLRYQPDYLDPQGRTVSVSFRKLFFPNFASAPPRT; this is translated from the coding sequence GTGCGTCGATCTGCATCCGTCATACTGGTTCCGTTGATGCTGGGCGTCGCGCCCTCCGCGCTGATGGCGCAGGGTCAGGCTCCCGCCGCCGCTCCGCAGGCCCAGACTCAGGCTCAACCCGACGATGGCGAGGAAATCATCGTCACGGGTCAGCCGCAGCGGGGATCCGTGATCGGCAATATCCAGCCCGAACAGCAATTGTCGGGCGCGGACGTGCGGGCGCTGGGCGTCACGTCCATTTCCGAAATGGTCAGCGAATTGTCGGCGCAGACCAATGGCACGCCGGTCGTGCTGCTCAACGGCAAGCGGATTTCCAGCTTCTCGGAAATTCAGGATATTCCGTCCGAAGCGGTCGCGCGGGTGGATATATTGCCTGAACAGGTTGCGCTCTCCTATGGCTATGCGCCCACGCAAAAGGTGATGAACATCGTCCTGCGCCAGCGGTTTCGCGCGGAAACTGCCGAAGCGCGCGTCGGCACCACCACCGATGGCGGTCGCGACAATGGCCAGGTCGAAGCCGGGCTGCTGCGTATTCAGGGCGACAACCGCTTCACCATCAACCTGAAATATAGCCGCGCCGACGCATTGCTGGAAAGCGAGCGCGACATCGTCAACGCTGGTGCATCGCGCTTTACAGCGACGACGCGCGGCGCGGAAATCGACGCGCGCCTGTCGGCTCTGGCGGGCAGCATAGTCACGCAAACGACAATTCCCGCCAGCGCCGCGACTGGCATCCCGACCCTTGCCAGCTTCGTGCCGGGTGCAGCCACGGCGCAATCCGTCGACCTCACCCCCTATCGCACGCTCAGCCCGGCGACGGAGAATTTTTCCGCCAACGCCACGCTCGCCCGTGCGCTGGGCGGGGTGTCGGCGACGATCAACGGGCGGCTGGAACTGTCCGACAGCGATTCGCTTCAGGGCTTGTCGCAAACCGCGCTCACCCTGCCTGCGGGCAATCCCTTCTCGCCCTTCGCCAACAGCGTCGCTTTGTCGCGCTATCTGGTCGAACCGGGCGCATTGGCGCAGCAGGTGCGCGGCACCACCGGCCATGTCGGCGTCACGCTGAACGGGCAGATCGCGCGCGGCTGGCAATGGTCCTTCACCGGCAATGGCGACCTGTCGATCACGCGCACCCGGACCGACCGGGGCGTATCGACCGACGCGATTCAGGCTGCGCTCAATGCGGGCAGCGCATCCGTCAACCCCTATGGCAACTTCACGCCCGACCTGCTGTCCACCCGCCTGACCGACCGCGCCCGCGCGAAGTCGCAGGCAGTGACGGGTGACTTGCTGATCAGCGGCACCCTGTTCGAACTGCCCGCCGGCGACGTTGCGACTTCGGTGCGCGTGGGCGCGTCGGCCAATGGGTTCGAAAGCAGCGCCACCCGTTCGGGCATTGCCAGCGCGACCGACTATAGCCGCGAAATCGCCAGTGGTCAGGTCAGCGTCGATCTGCCGATCACCAGCCGGTCGCGCGGCGTGCTGGACGCCATTGGCGACGTCAGCGTCAATATGAACCTGGCCGCGCAGCAACTGTCGGACTTCGGCACGCTTTCCACGCTGGGTTACGGCCTGCGCTGGCAACCAGTGAAGGCCGTGCAGTTGCTGATGTCCGCCAATCAGGATCGCGCCGCGCCAACGGGCGCGCAGATCACGGATCCGCAAGTGTCCACGCCGAACGTGCAGGTGTTCGATTATGCCACCGGGCAAAGCGTGTTCGTGACCCAATTGTCGGGCGGATCGGCCAGCCTGCGCGAAAGCGTGCGCAACCAGTTTCGGCTGGGCGCGACGATCAAGCCGTTCGAAAAGCCCAACCTAACGCTGACCGCCACATATCTCAACAGCCGCACCGACAATCCGATCGCCGCCTTCCCCACGCCCACCCCGGCGATCGAGGCGGCGTTCCCCCAGCGTTTCGTGCGCGATAGTGCGGGCAATCTGCTTCAGGTCGATGCGCGGCCGATCAATTTTCTGCGGTCGCAGAGCGAGCAATTGCGCTGGGGCTTCGACCTGTCCTTTGCACTGAAATCGCATGTCCAGAAACTGGTCGAAGCCTGGCGCGCGGCGGGCGGCAAGGCGGAGGATCGACCGCCCGAACTGGCCGCCTTGTTCGGCAATCGCGGTCCGCGCCCGGCGGGGCAGGCGGGCGGCACACCACCGGGCGAAGGCGGCGATCGTCCGCGCGGCGAGGGTGGCAATGCCGGTCCCGGCGGGGGCCAGGGTGGCGGACGCCCCGGTGGTCCGGGTGGCGGCTTTCGCGGTCCCGGCGGCGGGCAGGGCGGCGGGCGGCTGAGCTTCAGCCTCTATCACACCTGGCATCTGAGCGAGAATATCCTGATCGCGCCCGGCGTTGCGCCGCTCAACCTGCTGGATGGCGATGCCACCGGATCGTCGGGGGGCCAGCCCCGGCATGAAGTGGAAGCGCGGATCGGCTATATGAACAATGGCCTTGGCGGCCGCTTCAGCATCGACTGGGAAAGCGGCACGCATGTCGATGGCGCGCTGACCGGGACCAGCGGGGGCAGTTCGCGGCTGAATTTCGGCAGCCTGGCCACCGCCAATCTGCGCATGTTCGCCAATCTGGGGCAGGTTGCCGGGCTGGATCGCAAGATCCCCTTCCTGCGCGGCGCACGGGTGCAATTTGGCATCGACAATATCTTCAACCAGCGGCGCGCGGTTACCGATGCCACCGGGGCGACGCCGCTGCGCTACCAGCCCGACTATCTCGACCCGCAGGGGCGCACCGTCTCCGTCAGTTTCCGCAAACTCTTCTTCCCCAATTTCGCCTCCGCGCCGCCGCGTACCTGA
- a CDS encoding murein L,D-transpeptidase catalytic domain family protein: protein MDRRNFTKFALSGLAFSLLTDSMGRAALPVVQAPAAPLPRAVQPLPAKPYAALLERAKAALDHHADAFTLRDRVGIVDFNAPSKDLRMHVVDLIGGQASSYLVAHGRGSDPAHSGWLQSFSNEPNSLASSSGAFRTGEQYLGQHGRAMRLIGLDPQNNNAEPRAIVVHGADYVGEDHIATWGKCGRSEGCFAVAPHMLPQLLGLLGSGRMLFADKIGMA, encoded by the coding sequence ATGGATCGCCGCAATTTTACGAAGTTCGCCCTGAGCGGACTCGCTTTTTCGCTACTGACCGACAGCATGGGCCGTGCCGCCCTGCCGGTGGTACAAGCCCCTGCCGCGCCTTTGCCGCGCGCGGTGCAGCCTTTGCCGGCCAAGCCCTATGCCGCGTTGCTGGAACGGGCCAAGGCGGCACTCGACCATCATGCCGATGCGTTCACCCTGCGCGACCGGGTGGGCATCGTCGATTTCAACGCGCCGTCGAAGGATTTGCGGATGCATGTCGTCGATCTGATCGGCGGGCAGGCCAGCAGCTACCTCGTTGCCCATGGACGCGGATCGGACCCGGCCCATTCGGGCTGGCTCCAGAGTTTTTCCAACGAACCCAATTCGCTGGCCAGTTCGTCCGGCGCGTTTCGCACGGGCGAGCAATATCTGGGCCAGCATGGCCGGGCGATGCGGCTGATCGGGCTGGACCCGCAGAACAACAATGCCGAACCCCGCGCCATCGTCGTACATGGCGCGGATTATGTGGGCGAGGATCATATCGCCACCTGGGGCAAATGCGGGCGCAGCGAAGGCTGTTTCGCAGTCGCGCCGCATATGTTGCCGCAATTGCTGGGCCTGCTGGGATCGGGCCGGATGCTGTTTGCCGACAAGATCGGGATGGCCTGA